Proteins co-encoded in one Candidatus Binatus sp. genomic window:
- a CDS encoding M28 family peptidase produces the protein MSTIQEAFVPDERTIFGWIETVFARGVRRPGYAADRWTENFCFERFRELGLENVRLEPVTLPYWEPLESVLIVRADGRESRIACFSLPHSAATDEAGLDAPLVQWRDETPGAVNGAVALVDVPLMRSPADLPLMLAGAVSGEADSSWRRYDPGGTLAGATQVLPFSRHLMAVMDASIAAGAIGFVGVLSDYPGDSNRYYVPYDGVARAILGVWISGSDGARLRRLCDAGRVQGTIVSRAIRHDITSYNVVGELPGADDDSVIVGSHHDGPWASAVEDASGVAMVLAQASYWSRVAPADRPHRLVFLLNAGHMAGGAGVRAFIEQHRTELDRVVLEVHLEHAASEIVERDGGLAASGHPEPRWWFTSRLAPIEAIVREAIAAEHLERSLILPPDVFGPIPTTDGGPFHLVGVPLVNFLTAPFYLFDAIDTLDKIHRPSLTPVTRAAIRIIASTRGMSAGRQG, from the coding sequence ATGAGTACTATCCAAGAGGCGTTCGTCCCCGACGAGCGCACAATCTTCGGCTGGATCGAGACCGTCTTTGCCCGCGGCGTGCGGCGACCCGGGTATGCGGCCGATCGATGGACCGAGAATTTCTGCTTCGAGCGGTTCCGCGAACTCGGACTGGAGAACGTCCGGCTCGAGCCCGTGACTCTGCCTTACTGGGAGCCGCTCGAGTCCGTGTTGATCGTGCGTGCGGATGGCCGCGAGTCGCGCATCGCGTGTTTCTCGTTGCCTCATTCGGCGGCGACCGACGAAGCCGGCCTCGACGCGCCGCTGGTGCAGTGGCGTGACGAAACGCCCGGCGCCGTCAACGGCGCGGTCGCGCTGGTCGATGTGCCGCTGATGCGTTCGCCGGCGGATCTTCCCCTGATGCTCGCAGGCGCAGTGTCAGGAGAAGCCGATAGCAGTTGGCGCCGCTACGATCCGGGCGGCACGCTGGCCGGGGCCACCCAGGTGCTCCCATTCAGCCGTCACCTCATGGCCGTTATGGACGCATCGATAGCCGCAGGGGCAATCGGATTCGTAGGGGTGTTGAGCGATTACCCCGGCGACTCGAATCGGTACTACGTGCCCTACGATGGCGTGGCGCGCGCGATCCTCGGAGTCTGGATTAGCGGCAGCGACGGCGCACGGCTGCGGCGGCTGTGCGACGCGGGTCGGGTGCAGGGCACGATCGTCAGCCGCGCAATCCGCCACGACATCACCAGCTATAATGTCGTTGGCGAATTGCCGGGCGCCGACGACGACAGCGTCATCGTCGGTTCCCATCACGACGGTCCGTGGGCGTCCGCCGTCGAGGACGCGTCAGGCGTAGCGATGGTCCTGGCGCAGGCCAGCTACTGGTCGCGCGTTGCGCCGGCGGATCGCCCGCATCGCCTGGTCTTCCTCCTCAACGCGGGGCACATGGCCGGCGGCGCCGGTGTACGCGCGTTCATTGAGCAGCACAGAACGGAACTGGATCGCGTGGTGCTCGAAGTCCATCTCGAACACGCCGCCAGCGAGATAGTCGAGCGTGACGGCGGCCTGGCAGCCTCCGGGCATCCGGAGCCGCGATGGTGGTTCACGAGCAGGCTTGCGCCGATCGAGGCAATCGTGCGCGAGGCGATTGCCGCCGAGCATCTCGAGCGGTCGCTGATCCTGCCGCCCGATGTCTTCGGCCCAATACCAACCACCGACGGCGGCCCCTTTCATCTTGTCGGCGTGCCGCTGGTCAACTTCCTCACCGCGCCCTTCTACCTCTTCGACGCCATCGACACGCTCGACAAGATTCACCGCCCGAGCCTGACGCCCGTGACCCGCGCCGCCATCCGCATCATTGCGTCAACTCGCGGTATGAGCGCGGGCAGGCAGGGGTGA
- a CDS encoding ThuA domain-containing protein: protein MITPIRVHLITGGFPPGSFAGHDMDFVRLRILGLLQQSPQVLTTSGNDFADVAKWLPGSRLLITYVAGPYPNDEQNQFIRNWLEAGGRWLALHGSSGGKAAPVAGKRYARKMVKGGYHDTLGCFFLNHPPVRKFRVDVADREHGLTRGLPASFEVMDELYLIELQDPANSHLLLTTVLERDPSPPGFGFVYDADTSLLPDGKTRVLGYTRKTGMGGVTYIALGHCHSPISNVQPFVDSSVEPSGATPMVFRGSWETPEYQTLIRNAVHWGIGANS, encoded by the coding sequence ATGATCACCCCGATTCGAGTCCATCTTATCACCGGAGGATTTCCTCCTGGTTCCTTCGCCGGCCATGACATGGATTTCGTGCGGCTGCGCATTTTGGGCCTTCTGCAACAGAGCCCGCAGGTGCTTACGACCAGCGGCAACGATTTCGCCGATGTCGCCAAGTGGTTGCCCGGCAGCCGGTTGCTGATCACCTATGTCGCCGGGCCGTATCCCAATGACGAACAGAACCAGTTCATTCGCAACTGGCTCGAAGCGGGAGGACGATGGCTCGCGCTTCACGGCAGCAGCGGCGGAAAGGCCGCGCCAGTGGCCGGGAAGCGTTACGCCCGAAAAATGGTGAAGGGCGGTTATCACGACACGCTCGGCTGCTTTTTTCTCAATCATCCGCCGGTGCGCAAGTTTCGCGTGGACGTGGCCGATCGCGAGCACGGGCTAACCCGGGGCCTGCCGGCGTCCTTCGAGGTGATGGACGAACTCTATCTCATCGAGCTTCAGGACCCCGCCAACAGCCACCTGCTGCTGACCACCGTGCTCGAAAGAGATCCGTCGCCGCCCGGATTCGGTTTCGTTTACGACGCCGATACTTCGCTGCTGCCCGACGGCAAAACCCGCGTGCTCGGATACACGCGCAAGACCGGGATGGGGGGAGTGACCTACATCGCGCTCGGCCACTGTCACTCGCCGATTAGCAACGTACAGCCGTTTGTCGATTCGAGCGTCGAGCCTTCAGGAGCTACTCCGATGGTTTTCCGCGGCTCGTGGGAAACGCCGGAATACCAGACGCTGATTCGTAACGCTGTGCACTGGGGCATCGGCGCCAATTCCTAG
- a CDS encoding zinc-binding alcohol dehydrogenase family protein, translated as MKAAVYYQNGGPEVLKYEDVPDPVCHPKGIVIRVEAVSIEGGDTLNRWHGPLLAKPHVVGYQAGGEIVEVGSEVTNLRVGQKVATSYSFGSHAAMRSVPARNAWPVPKGFDVKLASVIPVTFGTADDCLFEYGRLKRGETVLVQAGASGVGVAAIQLAKRAGATVLATASSDQRLERLRPLGLDHGINYRTDDVVKSVMKITNQRGVDLVVDPVGGATLQGSLLSLAYRGRVSMVGAAGREPMTVDVSSLMAGNRSLTGVFLGAEMGAERVHNMIQRLIEEAARGELKVVIDRTFPLSEAAAAHAYIEGRNAVGRVLLIP; from the coding sequence ATGAAAGCTGCTGTCTATTATCAAAACGGTGGTCCGGAGGTTCTCAAGTACGAGGACGTTCCCGACCCCGTATGCCATCCCAAAGGGATTGTGATCCGCGTCGAGGCGGTGAGTATCGAGGGTGGCGACACGCTCAATCGCTGGCATGGACCATTGCTGGCCAAGCCGCACGTGGTTGGCTACCAGGCCGGTGGCGAGATTGTCGAGGTTGGTTCGGAGGTGACCAACCTCCGGGTCGGCCAGAAGGTAGCTACCTCTTACAGCTTCGGCTCGCACGCCGCGATGCGATCGGTGCCGGCCCGCAACGCATGGCCGGTCCCAAAAGGATTCGACGTCAAGCTTGCGTCGGTGATCCCCGTGACGTTCGGCACCGCCGACGATTGCCTGTTCGAGTACGGCCGGCTCAAGCGGGGCGAGACGGTGCTGGTGCAGGCGGGCGCAAGCGGTGTCGGCGTTGCCGCAATTCAGCTCGCCAAGCGGGCCGGCGCGACAGTGCTCGCAACCGCGTCGAGCGACCAGCGGCTGGAACGCCTGAGGCCGCTCGGTCTCGACCATGGGATCAACTACCGGACCGATGACGTCGTAAAGTCGGTCATGAAAATTACCAATCAGAGGGGCGTCGATCTCGTGGTTGACCCTGTAGGCGGCGCGACCCTGCAAGGCAGCCTGCTATCGCTCGCCTATCGCGGCCGCGTCTCGATGGTCGGCGCGGCGGGACGCGAACCGATGACGGTGGACGTCTCCTCGCTGATGGCGGGCAACCGCTCTTTGACCGGCGTTTTCCTCGGCGCCGAAATGGGCGCCGAGCGCGTGCACAACATGATCCAGCGCCTGATCGAGGAGGCCGCCCGAGGCGAATTGAAGGTCGTGATCGATCGAACCTTCCCCTTATCGGAGGCCGCCGCAGCCCACGCTTACATCGAGGGCCGCAATGCAGTCGGCAGGGTTCTTCTGATTCCATAG